A segment of the Panacibacter ginsenosidivorans genome:
ATGATTTTTATATTTAGAAAATTTATTTAACTACGTTGCTCTGCTCGGAAATATAATAAAGTACAAGTGTGCGACGCAACGAAGTTTAATGATCATTCAAATGTCTGTTCTCAAAATAGTTCTTAATTAATTACATGGTCCATTACTATCACCTACCCAGCCTAAAACTCCCGGAATATTTATATTGGCAGCTTCTGCACCACCTTCTTCTTTCATTGAAGAAAGTTTTTGGTATAAACCCTGAGGTGTGCTGGTACCATAGGGTGCCATGCCACCGGGAATATCATATTTTGGAATTTCTACTGGATTGCCCGGCCTTACAAAATTAAAAATATGCAAGGCAAAGTCTGTACAGTTGTTCTCATCAATATCATACTTAATGGAGTTCTTTAAATACAGCATTTCATTGATAGCAGATTGCAACTGTTCCGGCGTAAGCGTCATCTTCATTGACGCGTTAAACTCATGCCCCGCATTATCTACAAATTTCCCCGTAACTGGTGCTGGTGTCAACATTGTTTTCCATCCCTGGTTAGGATAGAAACCAATGTTCTGTTGTACACTTATTGTGCCATTTGATTTCTTTATCTGTAGAAATGTATGTCCTGGTGAACCATTCTCCCAATCAAAAAAAGTATTCGGTTCTCCATTAACCGGCAGATCTGAAAATATTTCGATACTGCATGTTGATCCGGCATCCGCAATGGTGCTGAAACATTTTAAATACGAATCCAGTGAAATTGGATCTAACGACTCAACGGGTTCATATTCTATTATTCTTGTATCATCTGAAGGTATATCATCATCCGTTGAAATATCACTATCGTCATCATTGAATCTTTCAAAGGGATCAAGAGGACTGTAATACCCGTAACCTCCGTCGCTACTACCAGTACCTTCACCGTTGCCTGTTGAACTTCCGTAAATATCATAACCCGTGCTTCCATAAATATCCATCAAACTAATCCAGTCACTCCAACTAATATAGGTAGGATAGATATAGCTTACGACGATTACTTCGGGCAGCGTATTGCCCTCATCAACTTTTACAAAATTATTACTGTTGTCATTTTTTTCTTTACTAACTATAAAGCCGTTGATTACTTTATGTTGTTTTATTTCTTTTTGCTGCAATGAACTAATGAGAATGGTTCCATCTAAGTTTTTATTGATCCTATCTTTATTATCGTTCGTTATATTCACGATAACGCCACTTAAACAGTTTCCCTTTTCGTCGGCATTTATCAATAAAAAAGATTCTTTAATATTTCTTTCTTTGAAAGGTATTCGGATAAAATTTATATGTCCGCTATCCAGCACAGAACGAACCGCATGATTCAAGTCAATAGTTTCTAAAGAAATATTTTGAAGACTGTCTTTAAGAAACATTTCTACTTTGGAAATACCTGAACTAGTTTTCTCCAGTAATAAATTATTTGATTTTTTGCATCCTGCAAATACTAGGATAAAGAATGCAATAGTAACGGTGTTTTTCATGGTTGCAATTTTATGATGATGTAAAAATAAAATGAATTATTGGCCGAAAGAATTGATAAAAGTCAATTAATTAATGGTGGCTCCTGATCCTGCTTAATGTTTCTTCGGTAATACTTAAATAGGAAGCAATATATTTTGATGGAACTCTTTGTATAATCTCCGGGAAGTTGTTTAGCAGGTAGTCATAACGTTCCGATGCACGTTGCATTCGTATTGAATACAATCTTTGCTCGCTAAGTGTATAATATTGCTCGGTTAGTACTCTGCCAACAAAATTGAATTCAGGGTAATGATGGAAAATATATTGCAGTTCGCTGTAAGTTAAATAATACAATGTGCAATTTTCCAAAGCCTGTATACTCTCATTGCTTACCTGCTGTCTGAAGAAACTTTCTACCGAGATAATCACATCTCCTTCCTTCATAAACCAGGAACAGACTTCTTTATCTTTTTTTAGATAGAAACAGCGGAGCAGTCCTTTTTCTATAAAGCAAATTTCTTTATTGATGCGGCCTCGTTTCAACAAATATTCTTTACGTGAAAGCTCTTTTATTTTTAAAACGGTTGAGAGATGTTGCTGCAATGCTGCTGAGAGCGGATGAATAGATTTCAGGTAAGTAAACAAGTTTTCCATAGTTGACAACTTTAGGTTATAAAATAATCTCAAGCGGACGCCTGCTATTGAGACATTAATTTTAAGCTCCCGCATAAACAGATCGGCAATACAAACGTGGGTTGAAAAATTATCTTTAGATCCGAGAAAGTAGGAAAAGTAGATGCATTTTGTCTGAAGTCATTAAGGGAATGTTGCAAGCGGGATATTTGATTGTATTTATTCAATGGAAAATAACCCGTTTTTCAATGCATATATAAGTACACCTAAGGATGATTTGACATTCATTTTTTTAAGTATCCTTGCGCGGCAACCCTCAACCGTTCTGGAACTCATGAAAAGTATTTTACTTATTTCATCACTCGTTTTTTCCATGCAAATCAGCTTAATTATTTCCTTTTCTCTTTCTGAAAACAAGTCGTAATTAACCTTGACTTTTTTGGTGTATTTGCTTTTAGCAATATTTCTGAAAAATTTTGCTGATGTTGTTTTGCAGAAATAATTCTGTCCATCATACACTTTTTGTATAGCATCGAGAATTTCGCCTCTTTGTGAATTTTTTAAGATATAACCGGAAGCTCCTCCTTCCAGCGCTTCCATGATAAGTGCGTCAGAATCAAAGTTGGAAAGCGCGATACATTTGGTGTCAAGGTTCATGTCAACAATCTCACGAATAGCTTGCACACCATCTGTCTCCGGCATTATAAGGTCAGTAATGACAATGTCTGGTTTCAGCATCCTTGTGAGGCCGATCAATTGTTTTCCGTTACAGGCTTCACCGATGAATTGAACAGAAGATTCGTCTTTGATAAGCGTTTTCAGGCCATCTCTGAATAAGTCATGGTCGTCAGCTATCAATATTTTTATGGTTGGCATTGTATTCATGGTTATTTGGAATTTCGATAAAATAGTCGGTACCTTTTATATTCTTTCCGGATTGCAGGAATATTCTTGCCCCTAATATCTCTACCCTTGCCATGATGTTGTGTAACCCCAATCCATTTGAATTCTTAAATACCCAGTTTTTATCAAAACCTATTCCATTGTCAGCTATATGCAGAACAATTTTTTTATCCTGATCCAGTAACTCTAAAGTGATCTCCGTGGCATTCGCATGTTTCCAGATATTATTCAATATTTCCTGGGTTATGCGAAAAATATGTATTTCTTTTTCTTTGTCCAGCGAAAGAGCCTCGCTACACAGGTTTATCTTAATGCTATCATCGTGATTCATCCTGACAATCATTTCCTGGATGGCCTCATTAATTCCTTTCCGCTGCAACTGTCGTGGCATCATACTAAATGCCACTTCTCTCAATTTCTGCATGCAATCATCAATATGCTGTTCTACTTCCGTCAGGAGCACTGCGCCATCGTTATCTGGCATAGGCAACCGCTGCAACTTAAGTTTAATGGCTGAAAGGGTTCCGCCCAGGTCATCATGAAGATCCGCCGCAAATCTTGCCCGCTCTTTTTCAAGTGAAAGTATATCGGTCATCGTTTTTTCCTGCTGTACTGACATCCTCTTCCTGTTGTAACGTATAACAGATACAACAAAAAAAGTAATCAATGCGGCCAGGACAATTACCGCAATAAGTACCGCATAAATAATTCTTCTTTCTTCGGGATACATAAGATGGCTATGGCATAAATGATATTTGCAATAAAGTTAATAAATGACATAGTCAGCCAAATGTATTTATAGAAAATATTGCTCAGCGGTAAACTAAAAATATTAAATACTTCCAGGAAAGTCTTATACCCATAAAATACAATAAATGTTATGCCTATTAAAAACAGGGCATTTTTATATACAGGATCTTTTTCAAAAACAATAGTCCTGTTGACAAGATCAATGCTGAATAATACAATGACAATTGAGTAAAATACTCTGAACAGGGAATTATTGTTATTTAATGCGTGCAGCAAAATATTATCTGTTACCCATACTATAATACCCGCCAGCAGGATCATTAAATATTTCAGTCTATTATTGCCATTCCACTTATAAAACTGTAACAACAGTAACGCAAATTCCAGCAATACATAAATGTTGCTGTTGACGGCATTACTATGCTTGCTGAATATTAATACAAGACTTACAGACTCATTGATAATACCAAGCCATATAAAAAAAAGAAATGGCCTGAAAGATTTTACCACAAAGCGATAACGAATAATACCAATGGCTGCGGCAAGCACAAGAGAATGATTAAATAATATATACCATCCATAATTATTCATAAGTTAACTACCAGCTAAAACAGAAGTTGACGGGCAATACTGCGGGCATCTGTACCCATCTTCAATAAGTATATTCTGATCCGCATTCACAACGCTGTTGCCAACAGCTGGCAGTAAATCCTGCTCCTGTGCATCAGCAGCTACTAAGATAAGCACTACTTCGTTGTCTTCCTTCCTGCCAAAATATATTCTTAGAAAACTACAGGCAGCAGGCGAGATCAACTGACTGATGGCCTCAATGTGAAATGTTTCATAATTGGGAAAATCAGCAGGATGATTATTCCTGTAACGGGTTGTGAGTTCTATAGCCTGCTGCAGGCTGATCTCATGATTTTTTACAGACATAATGTGATAATTTTTTGTACCTGCAAACTAATAAGTTGACTAAAAAATCATCTGCGTACCGCTACGCAAAATATGCGTAGTGCTTTGGAGTTTTTTAAGATGCAGCTTTCGGAAATGGGCTTTGTTTTTATTATTGTAACGGAGGGTCTGGCGGATAATAAAATA
Coding sequences within it:
- a CDS encoding sensor histidine kinase encodes the protein MYPEERRIIYAVLIAVIVLAALITFFVVSVIRYNRKRMSVQQEKTMTDILSLEKERARFAADLHDDLGGTLSAIKLKLQRLPMPDNDGAVLLTEVEQHIDDCMQKLREVAFSMMPRQLQRKGINEAIQEMIVRMNHDDSIKINLCSEALSLDKEKEIHIFRITQEILNNIWKHANATEITLELLDQDKKIVLHIADNGIGFDKNWVFKNSNGLGLHNIMARVEILGARIFLQSGKNIKGTDYFIEIPNNHEYNANHKNIDS
- a CDS encoding response regulator transcription factor, giving the protein MPTIKILIADDHDLFRDGLKTLIKDESSVQFIGEACNGKQLIGLTRMLKPDIVITDLIMPETDGVQAIREIVDMNLDTKCIALSNFDSDALIMEALEGGASGYILKNSQRGEILDAIQKVYDGQNYFCKTTSAKFFRNIAKSKYTKKVKVNYDLFSEREKEIIKLICMEKTSDEISKILFMSSRTVEGCRARILKKMNVKSSLGVLIYALKNGLFSIE
- a CDS encoding Crp/Fnr family transcriptional regulator, with product MENLFTYLKSIHPLSAALQQHLSTVLKIKELSRKEYLLKRGRINKEICFIEKGLLRCFYLKKDKEVCSWFMKEGDVIISVESFFRQQVSNESIQALENCTLYYLTYSELQYIFHHYPEFNFVGRVLTEQYYTLSEQRLYSIRMQRASERYDYLLNNFPEIIQRVPSKYIASYLSITEETLSRIRSHH